A single window of Ptychodera flava strain L36383 chromosome 3 unlocalized genomic scaffold, AS_Pfla_20210202 Scaffold_25__1_contigs__length_14229661_pilon, whole genome shotgun sequence DNA harbors:
- the LOC139125600 gene encoding uncharacterized protein codes for MPSPKADDDDDSVFDGIHEHVVSVEDDVLAPGITMTFDDPEPTGIPEEKKIEVEDMETDDMDNGYTQQDQSSIPHVEETTNSSMVMQEEPSKKVNNKSTTIDSLIFVLGQTKEVDKFDKTCNRLRAYPNNQKINDEYVEAKVQVGTKLLKSYRIAKQSIKEWEQEYCVNHGGSAPNLEDYKKNKHILKLYKQTKLAAQFLKRWNIDYC; via the exons ATGCCCTCTCCAAAagcagatgatgatgatgattccGTGTTTGATGGTATCCATGAACATGTCGTATCAGTTGAGGATGATGTACTTGCTCCTGGAATAACAATGACCTTTGATGATCCTGAACCTACTGGTATACCTGAGGAGAAGAAAATTGAAGTTGAAGACATGGAAACAGATGATATGGACAATGGCTACACTCAACAGG ATCAGTCAAGTATACCTCATGTCGAAGAAACAACAAATTCAAGCATGGTCATGCAAGAAGAACCATCAAAGAAGGTTAACAACAAATCCACCACAATTGACAGTCTAATATTTGTGCTAGGACAGACAAAAGAAGTagacaaatttgacaaaacatgtAATCGTTTGAGGGCCTATCCCAACAatcagaaaataaatgacgaaTACGTAGAAGCTAAAGTACAAGTAGGAACGAAGCTGTTAAAATCATACAGAATAGCCAAACAGTCAATCAAGGAGTGGGAACAAGAATATTGTGTAAATCATGGGGGCAGTGCACCGAATTTGGAAGATTATAAGAAGAATAAACATATACTGAAattgtacaaacaaacaaaattagcTGCCCAATTCCTAAAACGCTGGAATATTGATTATTGCTAG